The Mercurialis annua linkage group LG7, ddMerAnnu1.2, whole genome shotgun sequence genome includes the window CGGCGAGCCATTTCTCTCAAGGTAATAGTTGTAATATGCCACATATTATGATTTATGCTGTGGTAATATTAGTCTATGATACGATCTATAGAAATTTTAGATGGAAATTGATTCGTTGAGGAAATATATGAAATCAAAATTATGCATTTTCTGTTTATGCACAATATGAAATATGTTCTAAATGCCAGTCACCTATTTTTCAGGCAATTGAAGTAAAGTTTGGTAAATTGATATGGTGGTAGAAAATGGCAGCAGAAAATGGCAGCTAGTTTCAGAACCTTGAATTCAGATATATAGATTACCTGATAAGATCAGCTATCGAAACGATTTTCAAGTTCTCTGCTTGTGAGAATTGGCGAAGTCTTGGTAATCTAGCCATAGAGCCATCATCATCAACAATCTCACACAAAACAGCAACAGGCTCTAACCCAGCCAACATTGCAAGATCGACAGAAGCTTCTGTATGTCCAGCTCTTTTTAAAACCCCCCCTTCCCTGTACTTAAGTGGAAAAATATGACCAGGGCGGTTAAAATCTTGAGGTTTTGACTCTGCAGAGGCAAGAGCCAATACTGTTGTTGCCCTGTCACGAGCCGAGACGCCTGTCGTCGTGCCGTGTTTTGCATCCTATGCAAACATAGTGAATGGTGTTAGACATGAAATTGGAAATAGCAAATGAAAGCAGCAATATCTACGAATAACAAAGAAAATATCACTAGTGAAATAATTCTGTGAGCAACAAAACAATATATTATTGCctgaaattaattaataaacgcACTGTAGATTACACACCAATAAAATAGGAAAACAAAGCTCTTTACGTACTTAAACAGGAGTATGGAAACAAAGAGAAAAGGAACAGTTGAGTTCTGTATTTTTCAAGCTAATTCACTTCATTTAGCTGCAATGCATAAATCAAACTTTGAATAAATGTCATCCGAAAAGGTCCCATAATTCCAGTTTCTTCATATAGATGTTGACGACTATCGTAGGAAAGGAAGACAAAAAGGTAAAAGACAAAGCAATTAAACTTGATCAAAGTGAATTTGTAGCACATACCACAGAAACAGTGAATGCAGTGCAAAGCTTTTCCTCATTCTCCTTATGCGTAACCATTAACGGAAGTTCCAACCTCTGCAAATCTTCTCCTTTCATACTCACACATACAATACCAGTTCCATGTTTGACAATAAATGCCATTGCTTCAGGTGTTGCCTTTGATGCTGCCATTATCAAGTCTCCCTCGTTTTCTCTGTCTTCATCATCGACAACAATGACTAACTGCAACATAAACCAAAATCAATAACGTCACACATTACTCaaacaagaagaaaaaaaacaacaacaacaacaacaacaacaacaacaactaaCCTTGCCTTGACGAATATCTTCAATGGCCTCTGGTATGGAAGCAAACCCTTCTATAGGACGGTCAAGGTCATGCTCGTCATCATTAGGAAAGAAAGCAAACGAAGTGGGGGCCATTTCAGCGGACAGTGTTCCAAAACCAATGGCATCAGATTGTAGCGCAATGCCAGGCGGTTGGTTGAGCTTTTTGCCAATGAAGTTATCAAGTCCTGGAGCTTCATTGTTATTGTTATAAGGGAGAAGTTCACCTTCTCTAGAATCCAACGAGGCTCTTACTCGATTGAAACCTTTGAAGTTGAGGCATAATTTTCTATTGGGATAACTAGACACTAGATCAGTTAAACTAGCATTAAAGTTAAGCGGATGCGCGCAATGTAGACCAGTATAGCCTCTAGAAAAAAAAGAGGAGCAAATTAGTTAGTTATAAATGTAAAGGCAGCATAATGAATgccaagaaaaacaaaaaagaagtgCAGAATTGCAGTCATAGAAATGCTATGTCATTGCTTGAATTCCAAATTTTGTATAGCCTCCAATAGCTCAAATGAATTGAATTCTGTTTAGTGTTTACACAATTCACATATTTAATAATCCCATAGTTGCTAGAATTCAATTCATTCAACTTATTTTTTTGTTGGAAGCGTTTTTGgaaggaattgaacccacgacttagcaaaacgcttataccatttgagctattgCTCATTCTAGGCAGCATTCTGCCAAGATCGTAGGTTCAATTTCTCCCGCAAGCACTCCAACAATTACATGAATTCGCAATTCAATGGAAATGATCATAAGTAAAATGGCAAACTACTACCAAATAAACAACTAGAAGCTGATTGAACACACACAATTGTGTCaataaacaatttaatcaattaaaaagacGCAAAATTGATATCAAAATAACCAAACAACAGCAAATAAGCAATAATGTCAATAAAAAAAGGAATCCAATTCTGAAGAAATTCagcaataataaattataagaaaCTCACTGTAAGAATGGAGAGGAGGTGTAAAGATTCAAAGAAACCAttctcaaatcaaatcaataaaCAGATTGGGTAAGCTTTAACCCATGAACTGCACTCATGCTATCCACATCTACTAGTTTCTTGCTTACGTGGCCTTTCCTATCCATATTTATGCTCAttttaacttcatttttttcttattaattcaattttggcttaatcaccaaaaaaaccttccaccttttagcccctttttaaatgcactctgacgttgcaattttatcagttgcaccctaattcgcacctttggttttcaattcaccctcaagtactaaattgatctctttttcatttgaaaaaaattaaaataaatcatccatttttaactttttatgtggaaaagagttcaaacgagtactttataagggtttttatgaatttttcccgattgaaaaaagtccaatttgattttgagggtggaattgaaacccaaaggtgcgaattagggtgcaactgacaaaattgcaacgtcagggtgcaactgaaaaggggctaaaaggtgagggtttttttggtgattaagccttcaATTTTAGATTATATTTAGTTCACGGGTTAAAATAGCACGAAAAATgaaatgaacaaagggtcaacgcagcTCGTGAACTTGTGACACAAAATCATATGatctaatttatacttttctggacaattaaccccaaaactcttcattttttggtcaaataatatcataatttatatttttactttaaaaaatggatctagaataattatatcataACAATTAGAAAAGTATCTAATTATGTTTTTGCATCCCTCAACTCCGATTTGcattttacacgttttaaaaatacaattatgaagttatttgaccaaaaaataaaaaatttatagttagttgctcaaaaaagtataaattaaattaaatgatcTCGTATCATAAGATTAGAAGCTACATTGACCctttgtttaaaataaaatagaataagcTTAAATGTACAAAACATCACCtattttcgcgtgtttttggtatttaatacgaacttttaattttggcgaaaaaatacatgaactatcaaatttttgcatataagatCAAGTTTgcatttttaagaaaaaaatgatgtcgttttaaggcaaaaacggtgccgttttaggaGAGAAACTGTGTCGTTTTATGCCCAAAATGATGTTCgtattattattacaaaaattagatagttcgtgtatttttatgccaacgttaaaaattcgtgttaaataccaaaaacacgcgaaaattgGTCAATTTTTATGCATTTGATCCAATAGAATACCCCTTCgctcccgtttaagaagggatacatattttttttgcacatgaattaaaaagttattaattaggctaataatcacccatgaccCCTGACTTTAGGAGcaccttacgacaaaccccctgataaaaaaaagatcAGCCCCTGATTTTTATGGCGAcgctcgctaaaccccctaagctccaaatatgacaaaaatacccctggcgccgcctttttcagtcaactgttattcttaaaaaaaactgCCGGCGCCACGTTAGCTGCCACGTCACCAAactaccctaaaaaattaaaacacctaaaatacccctaaaacatccaaccaaatcaaatcTAACCCAATGACATCCAACCAAACCACTTCACCCTACCGCCACCACCACCCAACCGCTCTCCGGCCACCACTACCAACCGCCGCCATGGACGGAATTTTTTCCAGCCggtctgttcttcgtggaagaacagCGCCGAtctgttcttcgtggaagaacagCGCCGATCTATTCTTCCACGATGACTGGAGTTGCGCTGGCGGCGGTGGTTGGGTGGTGTTGGCGGTTGGGTTGGTTAATTAAATGGTTTAGAGCgggttgatttgttttgtttttgtctttttttttaattaaattaggggtattttagatatttgaaatttttaaggtgtTTTGTTGACGTGGAAGCTGACGTGGCGCcaccatttttttttaagaataacagttgactgaaaaagacGGCGACAGGGATATTTTTGTCATATTTggggtttagggggtttagcgagcgccgccacaaataTCAGgaggtttactgatcgttttttatCAGGGAGTTTGTCGTAAGATACCCCTAAAATCAGGAGTCATGGGTAATTATTAgcctattaattattattaatgcttttttgttttatctctatttattataattttataatttattttcagaataaatgacattaattataaaaaaggaGATATAAAAGaaaacttttttatatatataaaatagtacAGAAAGTATGATCTGATCTTTTTATATGGACAcaaaaaattaagatatatcACTTTTTAAGCAGGACgcaattttcacttttttaaagaAATACTTATTCTATAAAATTACAGAATAATAATTCTATTCCGCACCGGCATATACATTCCGCATCTCTTTCATAAATCAAATATAGCCGTAAAATAAAGACGTAGCGCAAATGGGAATAATGAATAAGAGGAGCGTATTTGAAAGATTGATTTAATGCATGAGGATAGAGGTTCGAGTCACTAATTCTTTTCACGCCGTGATTTATCTTATACTAATTCCCGCTAAGAACTAATTCAGAATAGCTCTATctctta containing:
- the LOC126655793 gene encoding bifunctional riboflavin biosynthesis protein RIBA 1, chloroplastic-like, giving the protein MVSLNLYTSSPFLQGYTGLHCAHPLNFNASLTDLVSSYPNRKLCLNFKGFNRVRASLDSREGELLPYNNNNEAPGLDNFIGKKLNQPPGIALQSDAIGFGTLSAEMAPTSFAFFPNDDEHDLDRPIEGFASIPEAIEDIRQGKLVIVVDDEDRENEGDLIMAASKATPEAMAFIVKHGTGIVCVSMKGEDLQRLELPLMVTHKENEEKLCTAFTVSVDAKHGTTTGVSARDRATTVLALASAESKPQDFNRPGHIFPLKYREGGVLKRAGHTEASVDLAMLAGLEPVAVLCEIVDDDGSMARLPRLRQFSQAENLKIVSIADLIRYRRKRDKLVELAAAAPIPTMWGPFKAYCYRSLLDGIEHIAMVKGEIGDGEDILVRVHSECLTGDIFGSARCDCGSQLALAMKQIEEAGRGVLVYLRGHEGRGIGLGHKLRAYTLQDDGRDTVEANEELGLPVDSREYGIGAQILRDVGVHTMRLMTNNPAKYVGLKGYGLAIAGRVPLLTPITTENMRYLETKREKMGHVYDSDFDGYVNGITDKNSTIDSPSDGSPTA